The DNA window ATCCTAAGTCGAGAATCTTCATGAAGATAGAGAAGCCCTCGAGCAATCCCTTTAATAATTTTGTGACGTATTTCCCAATCCAATTGTGCACGTTCGATTGGATCTACATGTTCACACATAAAATGTTCAAATCAGTATTCAGGTATTAAAGAGTAATCATTATCGTAACAATTAATATGCaattttcaaacaaaaagaATTAACTGGATCACATAGCTAAGTTTTATGCTTTAAGTGATGTATGCAGAAATTTCTTTGAAATAGAAATCTCACATAGGTTCTTTATTGATTATCgtttgtaaaatcaaaggtaCTCTTCTCAAGCAAGAAACGTCTTAATGGGTTTCTACATTGCATCAGAAAAATAgacaatattttctatttttctttagccaagaatctaaaaaaatagaaagacatGCAATTGAAAGAGAAGCCAAGACAGAGTCTTCCAACCAAATATGAAGTGATCGAGGCTTGTATTTGGTAAGAATTCATAGATTAGGAGCTTTTCTTCTCCTTGTAAACTGAAGCCGAGGAGCCGAACAAGATTCCTATGCTGCAACTTGGCCAATAACACCACCTCATTCTTAAATTCTAGTTCACCTTGTCCAGAATTTCTAGAAAGCCTCTTCACAGCAACTTCTTCTCCATTCAAAAGCTTACCCTGTATGCTATATTTATTAGAGGATACTAGCAAAAGTGTGTACTTATATGGTCTGATTTAAAACCACCTTCAAGAAATCAAAACGGAACTTTAAACTGTACATGTAAGAATATGTTGTAAACCTGCATCATATGTTTAGTATCATTACCTTGTAGACGGGACCGAATCCACCCGTTCCAAGCTTGTTCAAATCAGAGAAATTGGCTGTGGCAGCTCTTATTGTATCAAAATCGAATTGTAAGGATTGCACCAAGCTAATCTCAGCCAAACCTTAAtgccccccccaaaaaaaaaaaaaaaaaaattaatcaatatttgccaaataaaatttctttgatGAAAACATGCTGAAAATTTTGTGCAGTGAACATAGGTAGTGAAAGCTTTATCTTTCCATTGAGCCAAACTGATTCTCTAGGGAGTGCAATTTTTTTATGCCAAAGGATTTTCAATGGGTCATTAATGTATATTTTCCCCTAATAGTTTGTTTTTCCCTACACAGCTCCTCTTGATTCCTCCCACAATCAAAAGAatataatgaaaatgaaattaatctaTTATCAATGTTTTCTTCTGCATACAAAATTTTTGGATACAAGGATACCTGAAGATAGAGAAGGATTTAAAGTATAGATTCTCACCATCAATTTCACTCTTTGGCTTCCTCCtcataaaaaaatgtttatatAGGACAGAAACAAGAATAACTGCTGCTATTGGCAGGACGACAGAAATAATGATAATAGTTGATGAAATTTTTCCTTTCCCTGCAAAAAGCAAAATGTATGTTTTCATGTATGATTCGTGTTCTTGAAATTGACATTGAGGAATGTTAATTTATTACTATTCCAAATAACTTTGTAGCTTTATAGCAGTGGATTTCAAAAGGATTCAAGGATACATGCATACATCAAGTGGAAAGTCTTAAAAGTCAGAAGTAATAAGTTTAACGAAGATTTTGGAGATACAGAACTAGGCACATATTCATACAATCACAGCTGATCAGTTCTGTTAACCTGATACAACACTGAGGGGGAGGGGGTACTGTAGTGGATAAAATATCATTTAGTCAAGGCATTTGAAAGCTCAGCTCAGATTTCCTGTAATACTAATCACGAAGAGGAAGGCATCATGCCAAAGAATATATGAGTCATTACATAATGGTGCATCACTAAGACACTGCTGTGGTCCGTAGATATCACCATGAGCCACCTATGAGGTTGGTTAGAAATGCCTTTATAAATCATAATCACAACCAATACCTTTGGTTGCTGAAACGGTTGGAGCCATACTTACCTTGTAAAACAACCAAGGTTCAAGCATTGGTATTGGCTTTAGCACACCACATGGAAAACCTCCTCGAAGAGGTATTCTAAAATACCTATGGTAGTAATAATAAGATGGACAGGATCAGCGTGGGGGTCGTTCTTTGGAGTCTCGTATTGATGTTGTTGATGGTTGCCCAAGTAGAGGGTAGTAGTCGACCTATGCGAGTGTGGTTGATGGGTGCCCAAGCAAAGGGTAGAAGTCGATCTATGTGAGTGTGGTTGGGAGACAATCCTTCACTACCATTGGCGAAGGTGGTTTGCCTGACATAGATGAATTGCCAGAGCCTATCCATGTTGCGGATGTTACAAGAATCGTTATTGCACACGAAGTTTACGAGGAACGGCTGGAACAATTCCGATTTGCATTGATAGGCAAAACTAATTTTCGGTTTGTTTTGTTTCAATGGATGATATCAGGAAGGAGGCGAGTGAATCTTGGAATTTAAAGGGGTGATCTGCTTTGGTGCCGATGGGAAAAGGCTTCATACTTTTCCAGTTTGAAAAGGAGGTGGACATGTCCATGATTTGGAGGAGAAAGCAAATAAAAGTGGGGACTCAATTGATCCGATTTCAAAGATGGAGGAAAGATTTCAGTATTCTCGAGAAGCATATCCCAACAAAGCTTATGTGGATAAGTATTGACATGGAAAAATTCTGCTGACAATTGCGAAGGTAGCTGGTAGACCTGTGGCGTTAGAAAAGCGTACGAGAAGCATGTCTGTGGGAAGTTTTGCTCGGGTGCTGGTAGAGATGCCGATTGGAGGTAAAAGGGTAGAAGAGGTGCAGGTAGagaggaaggagtctggtttgACTAATAATTTCAGTTCTAAACAGTTTATTGTGTATGAAGAGGGGCTGGTGCAACGTGAGTATTGCAAACAAATAGGTCATTCGGTGGGTGTCTGCATGGATAAGAGAGCTGTAGAATTTGGCCATTGAGCACGATGGCGATAGTACATGCTCATTGGTGATAAAATTTAGGGAgatcttttctttgcccttcagtcTTGGCATAGGACTCaatcaaagaggggcattctatagacacttAATTTTGTCATCTACCCTGACAGTGACGACATACGGGGAATGATCGAGGTTCGTGCTTCACATCGGAAGAAAATCTAAGCCTTTGGTGACGATTCAGATAACGGCAGCGGCGGCAGAATTGGGCGGCCATGAGGAAGAGAGCCAAGAGCGGCCAACTGGTGGGGAGGATGCGACAAATTTGGTGCGTTTTGATCCTTTCTTAGCAAGAGAGGATTCTCCCACCAATCATGGAAGGCCAGATGCATGCAATAATGTAGTGGATTCTCCTAAGAGTCTTGAGGGGAGGGTGGGCGGTGCGCTTGAGGTTGTTTTGCCCTTGAATCAAGGGATTGACACGCCTATTTTGGAAAGTGTAGCTGATAGTGGTAACTCAAAATCTGACGAGCAAGAAGCTTTTCCAGAGTGGGAAAGTCATTCATTCCAATATTAGCTTGGCATCACAGTTGGCCAATCTAATGTTTTCATCCACTAGGGGGTGGTATGGGGATAAAGATTGACATTCAGAAGGCCTGTGACTCTATTTCCTATGAGTTCATTTTTAAGGTTATGCATAAGTTCGGTTTTTCTCAGAAGTGGATCAACTGGATTAAGCAAATCCTTTCTTCAGCTAAGCTCTTAGTGCTTGTTAATGAGAGCCTTGTTGGCCATTTTGGGGTTGAGAGAGGCTTGCGCCAAGGGGATCCAGTGTCccccattttttttgttgttgcaaAGAGGTTTTGTGTAGAGGAATCAGTAGTCTGGTGtacggggaaaaaaaaattaattctttgCAAGGTCCTAGAGGGGCTTTAGTTCCAGTGCATCTCCTCTTTGCTAATGATATATTCATATTCATGAATGCCTCAATGCATTATGTTAGGAATCTGAATGCTTTTTTGTCTAAATATCAGGAGTTCTCGGGGAAAGGGTGAATTTGGAAAAGAGTAAGTTGTTCATGGGGAAAATTCCGCCTTACAGAAGCAGTGTATTTCTGATATTCTTGGTATCCCACTATGTAGCTTTCCAACAAAATATCTCGGTGTGAATATTTTTAAAGGCAGGGTCAAGAAGCAGTCTCTAATGCCTGTGGTGGACAAGGTCAAACAACGCATGTCTGGGTTGAAAGGGAAACTGTTATTTATGGCTGGCAGAGTGCAACTTGTCAGATCAGTCATTGTAGGTATGCTTTTACATAGTTTTTGGGTCCATTGGTGATCATTCATGCTTCTTTCTAAATTAAAAAAGTGGATGATGAATTTTATATGGACAGGAGATGTAGATAGCTCAAAGGCAGTACGTTCAAATGGGAGACGGTTTGCTCTCCTAGGGAGGAAGGTGGGCTTGGGATTCGTCGGCTTAGAGACATTAACAAAGCTTTCCTGTGTAAACATGTTTGGAATATAAAGAATGGAACTTCTtcaatgagttttttttttagggctaGATTCCTAAGTAATGGAAGGTTGAAACAGTGCTATAAATCATCTTCTGTTTGACCTGGAATTAAGAAAATATGGGACTTTATTCATAGCAAAGAAAAATGGATAGTGGGAAATGGAAAGTCTATAAATTTTTGGAGTGACAAATGGTTGGGTGACCAGCCTTTAGAGGAGGTGTGCCATTTAGATGGGAATATGTTGGCAAATTCAAGACTAATTGTGGCTGATTTTATTCGGAATTTTTCTTGGCAATTTCCTGAAGTTAACTCTGTGTTTCTTAGTAATGTTTTCAATGACGCTACTGTTGTTCATATTCCACAATACAACATTGAAGATCGATGTGTTTTAAGTGGTTCAATTTCAAGGCAATTTAGTACCTCTTCGGCTTAGAATGAAATAAGGAAGCACAATCCAAAGGTTCCATGGAAAAAGCTTGTATTGGGAAGCAAGTTACTTCGGACCCTATTTTGTCTTTTTTGAGTTGAGTTCATCTCTTGTATTATatcttttcctcttttaataaaattttgaatcttcgtgggaaaaaaaaatccccattattttatttataattaacGCTTGACTTTACTTTACAGTTGTATCCTAAATTCTTAATTCCCAAACCTAAAAATAGACTCttattccattaaaaaaaaaagacttagaGTTTATCTATTAGCACGATAATCGGTTCAGCTCCTggacaccttttttttttttccccttattatttaaattaaaacaatgACGTATTTAGTGAGGGAATCGGATGAGGAATATTTCCTTACTTcttcccaaaccaaaaccgaggCGGTTCTGCAAGTCAAAACGGAGGTTATAATGGCCGATCCTGGCAGCCGCTGCAACGGGGTGTGGCCAATACAGGTTGGTGCAAGACACCCTCGACCCTGGTGGAACCGAAGTCGGCCAAGAATTGGGTGCAACTCCAAAATCGATGATGTACAGCGGCTGTTGCCGGCTGCCATCAACTCCCAAAAACTTAACGACGGTCTCGAATATACTCCGGGAAACAAAAATCCCATTGTCAAATCGTCCAAGAATTTAACTGCAAGTATAAAATAGGAAGAGAAGCTTACAGGTTCCATGAAAAATCGTGGCAAAACATGAATCATAAGCTAGTTCATAAGGCCACTATGATTAAAAATTGAGAAATCCtaatatttttctgtttcatttgcTACTGAAATGATGCTTCAATATCAAGTTGTTCTCTTTAAAAGGTGGTTGGATGTGTGGTTCCTATCTTGCTTCTAATAGAAGAAACTtggaaatgaaataaaacaaaacataaatcaGTATTGACTGGAACTCCTAAAAGCCATACCTGATGGATTTGCAGGAGGTGTTGGAGCTGGTGGATTTGCAAGAGGTGTTGGAGCTGGTGGAGCAGCAGTTGATGATTCAAAGAAAGAGTAGTACTCAAACCTCAAATTACAGCTCGGCGTGAGAACTTTCCCACCTTTCTGTGAAGCAACGCTAGAATTTTGGACAAAGACCGTAGCATCACGTAGGCAATCATAACAATCAGCCTGAGTTAGATCATCAGTACACTGCTCTAGAACATATATCGGCACAGAGCTGCCTGTAATATATGGAGCCTGAGCTGCATACTTGCGCGGAGAAGAGTTATAGGCAGCCTGTTTCGCAAGACCATTCATTGTATCTACCAAAGTCGATATAGATTGAATTGAGTTGGACGCCTTATTGACATTCGACTGATACCATGACGGATAATATTGGAGGGTTGAGAAGATGTTCTCGTTTGAGTAGCGTAACATGCACAAATCATACCATATAATTGCGGCTTTTTCATATGGACAATCTTGCGTGATATTTCCCCAGGCAAACTTAACGCACACACAACATTCTTCTGTGGTAATATCGCCTCTGCACATAAAGAGACCATAGACCATATCGGAATTCTGACCAATTGCTGTACTCTTAAATCCGTTACTGTTACTGTTGTTAGCATTAACGGATAGAGTAGAGAATAGAATTTGGAGGTTGGCTTGGTATGTGCTGCCAATAGTGTAACTAACCGTCGAGTCGCAGGAGTTTGTAACAAAGATTGGTTGTGCAATGCTTTGGCTCAAAGACCAGAGGAGAacggaagaaagaaggaacagcAATCCTGTACTGTAATATTCCATCGCTTggtggctgctgctgctgctacaatTTCTCTCTGATTTGCATAGATATGTATCATCTGTGTCTGTTTTTGCGGAGAGGTTTAATTAAAGGCCTAGAGAATGGTTAATATTGTCCAATTCTTTCTTGCGCTCCTCACTATTCACTTTCCGATGAGGAATTAGTCTTTCAGTCGTCTTGAGAAGATATTTATTGCATATTCCAGGAAATAGTCTCAAAGTCTTGAGGAGGACTTCATTGACCTTATTGGAGGGGAGTTATGGATTGGAAGCATGGTTTTAATTATCGGTCTGGTATCGGCCGTATTGGATCGATATCGGCTGAGACCAATTTTCAATCTGGTTATCTGATTcagttcaagggtaaaataataaaaaattagtattttttATAAAAGGCAAGAGCAAAGTCGACCGATAACTATTGATCCGGATCGATATCGACAgagaccaataccaataccaataccaataccgatactgtTCCCTATATCCTTGATTGGAAGAGAAATTACTGACTAATTGAtcattagaaaatgaagatattGTATCATGCATGCATTCTTGGATAACCGATTGGCTAATTTGTTAGTGGAAGGAGTTTGAGTTCTAGCcaataaagaaaaatttcaaCCAGCCACGGGAAAAATGGATAATCGGTTTGCTGTTTTCTTAAAGTAATAAAcaacttgaaaaaaatattaacatgTTACAACTGAAAAGGAGTGATAATATAGGCATTTAACAAGAACGAGGGATAAGGAGATGTAAAAGTTTAAAAGCAAGagagtaacaaaaaaaaaaaaaaaattaaataaataaaaataatgtagAAAGTTGTAGTAAATATAAGCTAtatgtaggggagtgatagtagttgcccattcttttttttttttttcttttaacccaAGAAACTTTGATAAATCAAATCCCCACTAAGTACAAGGTTGAATGGAATCATTCTCCTtccattttttctatttcatagAGGTAGACCATTAATGTTTTTGAGAGTGATTTGATGACTTTGACTTTTGTCAGTGGGTGGTTCAATCTCCTCTAATTTACGTTGCTCAGTGGTGATTCATTCAACCTTTTGACTTTTCAGTACTGAGTTCATTTATATTCTTTGTTTTCCCCCTCTTGAACATAGCGTCATGAAAACAAAGGGAATATCACTTAATTATATTTGTGACAAATAAACCACTCAAAAGTTACCGAGGAAATACAATCGATTGCAATATGTCTAGCCATTTTTACGTGGGTCCCACTCTTTTAGTGGCAAGCACACAACAAGAGCAACTTCTTAACGGGATTGCTAAGATAAAAGAGTACCGGCTGAGGAATTATGCATCTcagtcaatctctctctctcttgtttaaAACATCGGTGACATGCGATTTGTTGCTGCGCTTTTGTTGCATCACAGGTCCTATAACAATAAGGTTGTGTGTGATAGTCaagagaacaagagaacaagagaacaagaaaagaaaaagtacaatttttatattttttttttaggtttaagaaattctctttatGTTTGACATGTCTTTAACCAagaaaagatttattttttgaatttcaaaattcaccttaaaAATGGTGAGGTTTTCTTTtgccatccaaaaaaaatcttatcaaaaacataagaaatacaaaaactttttttttctttattttcttctcttctagtGATAGTCAAACAAAtatactttttctattttgttactattatttttttcttctcttttttagatccttttttcttttcttttcttttcttgactaccAAATATAACCTAAGCTTCGAAGAAAGAAGTTGGAAGATACCAAAGATTGGGTTAGCTACAAACACATTAACCTTTAAATAAAACAACATTACCCTTTTCTCTTTTGCCCTCTTTTCAATCCATGataccggaaaaaaaaaaccaaattaaCGGTTGAATTGTGCACATGGCGCCAATAACTGTTGATGAGACTGATTAAGACTTAGCAACTGATCATGGCTCCCACACTTTTAAATTTGGTTGACTATAGTTAAAATGTGAacggaggaaaaaaaaaactttgttggATACAACATATTTATAATATAGCTCATAATTTGAATGAGGCAATTAAAAATACTGTAAAAAATTTTTACGAATAAAAAATACGGGACCAAAAAAGCAGCAATATACATACATAAGTTGATGCTTGAGATGTTTTTGCATTAAATGCATGCATTCAAAGTATAAAGTGTAGAAATGGAATCTATTCATGATGGAGAAAAcccaatgaaatagaaaaaagaacaatcTCATAACAATAGTGTGCTACTACATTTCCCTTGTAGTATATTGCATCTATTGTTCATACTTACATAGCTAAGAAGGTCGTGTGCTCCAGTTGACAAAAATTATGGTTCTTCCGACCACTCATAATTCTAAAAGTAAGACAACAAAACTAAAGACATATGACTTAACTGAGAAGAACCCATGCAGTGCATACTCCAGGGCCATATGTCCACCACATTCCATCTCAATACACTTAGTTATTACAATAATCTGAATATTTTTCCCCCTTCTCTTAACTGAGAAGAACCCATGCAGTGCATTCCCCCAGTCATCATCATATTCCTTATGCCTTTGAGTACGTTATACaatatctttttcttcctctgtcCCTATCTATTGCTTTGTGCGTCAATAGTCTTTAAGCACAATTTTTTGTTTGCAGATGCTCCAAAATCAAAGTTTTTAATTTGGGTGATGGAGGGGAGTATTGGCATGGACGCAAAATCAATATCTTCTGCAAATGTTCTTTCTGCATACATTGATGCTGCCAAGGAGAAGGCTCCTGAGCAtactctgtttctgtttcattcACTGTTTTATTCTTTGTTTGGGTACAGGCAATGATCTTCTTATTCCAGATAATCAAAGTATAAAAGTTTCTCAATATTGATTGTCTAACTTTAAATTTAAAAGTTTGAAACAATATGTCATTGATTTTATATGTAAGCAGTATATTCTCATTTCTTGGCATAgaattaataattatattaaaaaaaaaaaaaaaggctctaaTAACTAGTGATTTCACCCCTTTCTTTTTATGGACTACTTTTCTCCTGTATCTCACCGAGGGTACAACTCAGTAATAGATGCGCCATTGGTTGATGGAACTAGCTCTATTACCCGTGAATCATTCTCTGAGATAGAATTGTCTTCCTCCCCTCTgttataaacataaaaggcagGTGGTGATGATGGTATTGGGGGAATGATGGATGAGCTATTGAACATGAGATCAACTGATGCCATGGTGGGTCTGTCAGCAACATTTTCTTGAACGCATAGCAGTCCAATATGAATGCATCGGGTCACTTCACTCATCGAACAATTTTCTCTCAAACTTGTATCTATCAACTCCACAGCCCTGTCTTCCTTCCAATTTCTCCATGTCTGCAAGCATTCATCAACATATGCATATGAAAtcataaatttttcattttgtacTTATATGTTTTAGTACTTACAAATTGTGCAATATTGCAATGGTTTGATCAGATGATGTTCAAGTTTAAGTTAGTTTCATCTCATATTGGAATATTTCCCACTGGAATCAATCGATGGTGAATGCTTGGCAACAAAAGAGGCACCACAACGAGCTTCCAAAATGGGATTTACTCATGTACACCATTGCACCTTGAAGGGGATTTGTGCAACTgttatagatttttcttttacacCCAAACATAATAAGCTGTGGGTACTTGGGTATCATTCTTCATCATTAACAATTGTACATCTACAATTTCCTACACTGTGGAATCGATCACTGTTATATGGAGACTAATGCTGTAGGAAATGATCTTGACAACCCTAGGGCTCTTTCAGGTCCCTTTACAGATACTCTTTCCTTGCCCCCCTGTATTCTATCCCCTCTCCCATCTAGCTAATGCAATGGGTGTTTCTTTTCCGTACATTACATATTGATCCATAAACTTACAGCTGTGTGCGGTATGTATTCTCGAAATAGATTCTGGGTTTAGGATGCATTCTGAAGTAAAAAGATAGAGAAGAACTGGGTTTCAGAATACACTCCAGAGCTAACATTTATTTCAAGAGtacataccaaacatagccctAGTTTTCGTGGATCATTGACAAGAGAAGTTGTTGCTTAGTgatgtcttttatttatttattttgagtcTTATTATTTCAAAGTTTCATTAGGTGAGTTGTTTGAGATGTCCTACCCTATGAAAGATGAACTGGAAGCGATTTATATTAGGTAGCTCAAACCAATGGGATGATGCAGCTAGGTaggttaaataaaaaattcccttCTACTACTAGCAATAATAGTAGTGGTAGTCGCTTATAAAGGAAAGTATATTAGATCTAAAGTAAGAACTTACATAGCTAAGAAGGTCCTCATGGTGCTCCAATTGATAAAAGTTGTTGTTCTTCCGACCGCTCACAATTTCTAAAAGCAAGACCCCAAAACTAAAGACATCTGACTTGACTGAGAAGAACCCATGCCTTGCATACTCTAGAGCCATATATCCACTGAATTCCATCTCAACACAGTTAGTTATAACAGtaggtagattttttttttttttctcaattcatATTCtatgaattatatatttaaatttGAACAAACAAACTATATTCACTAGAAAACTAAGTAAATGCAATGTAACAAAGCTTAAAGCCTATTCAAAAATATGGTTTTttcagtcctttttttttttttttttatctgatgAAATTCTTTAAGTCTTGTTCACCGCCATCTAGAATAACTGAAGAATGTTTTGTCTATTTCTAGGACATTTAGAAAATTCTAGAATGATAGATAAGATCAATAGGTTCATGGAATGTTTACATACTATGTTCCGACAATCCTGTTGGTATTCTGAGCTTGGTCGACTACAAAAAGCCTTGCCAtgccaaaatctgaaatttttgggTTCATCTCCATATCTAACAAAACATTGCTTGCTTTGAGATCTCGATGTATAATCCTAAGTTGAGAATCTTCATGAAGATAGAGAAGCCCTCGAGCAATCCCTCTTATAATTTTGCGACGCATTTCCCAGTCCAATTGTGCACGTTTGATTGGATCTACATGTTCACACATAAAATGTTCAAATTAGGATTCAGGTATTAGTTAGTAATCATCATCATAACAATTCCATATGCAatttccaaataaaaataaataagtagaTCTCATAGCTAAGTTATATGCTTGAAATGATTGATGCATAAATGTCTTTGAAATCGAGATCTCATAGGTTCTCTATCGATTATTGTTTATAAAATCAAAGGTACTCTTCTCCAACCATAGACATCTTAATGGGTATCTACATTGCATTAGAAAAATAGACAATATTTTCTAGTTTTCTCTAGCCAAGAATCTCGAAAAAATAGAAGTACATGCAATTGAAAGAAAAGCAAAGATAGAGTCTTTTAACCAAATATGAAGTGATCGAGGCTTGTATTTGGCAAGAATTCGTAGATCAGAAGCTTTTCTTCCCCTTGTATGCTGAAGCCAAGGAGCCGTACAAGATTCCTGTGC is part of the Macadamia integrifolia cultivar HAES 741 unplaced genomic scaffold, SCU_Mint_v3 scaffold1755, whole genome shotgun sequence genome and encodes:
- the LOC122064774 gene encoding cysteine-rich receptor-like protein kinase 15, with the translated sequence MVQSLQFDFDTIRAATSDFSDLNKFGTGGFGPVYKGKLLNGEEVAVKRLSRDSGQGELEFKNEVVLVAQLQHRNLVRLLGFSIQGEEKLLIYEFLPNTSLDHFIFDPIKRAQLDWEMRRKIIRGIARGLLYLHEDSQLRIIHRDLKASNVLLDMEMNPKISDFGMARLFVVDQAQNTNRIVGTYGYMALEYARHGFFSVKSDVFSFGVLLLEIVSGRKNNNFYQLEHHEDLLSYTWRNWKEDRAVELIDTSLRENCSMSEVTRCIHIGLLCVQENVADRPTMASVDLMFNSSSIIPPIPSSPPAFYVYNRGEEDNSISENDSRVIELVPSTNGASITELYPRQSILRNFYTLIIWNKKIIACTQTKNKTVNETETEYAQEPSPWQHQYTDDTYLCKSERNCSSSSSHQAMEYYSTGLLFLLSSVLLWSLSQSIAQPIFVTNSCDSTVSYTIGSTYQANLQILFSTLSVNANNSNSNGFKSTAIGQNSDMVYGLFMCRGDITTEECCVCVKFAWGNITQDCPYEKAAIIWYDLCMLRYSNENIFSTLQYYPSWYQSNVNKASNSIQSISTLVDTMNGLAKQAAYNSSPRKYAAQAPYITGSSVPIYVLEQCTDDLTQADCYDCLRDATVFVQNSSVASQKGGKVLTPSCNLRFEYYSFFESSTAAPPAPTPLANPPAPTPPANPSGKGKISSTIIIISVVLPIAAVILVSVLYKHFFMRRKPKSEIDGLAEISLVQSLQFDFDTIRAATANFSDLNKLGTGGFGPVYKGKLLNGEEVAVKRLSRNSGQGELEFKNEVVLLAKLQHRNLVRLLGFSLQGEEKLLIYEFLPNTSLDHFIFDPIERAQLDWEIRHKIIKGIARGLLYLHEDSRLRIIHRDLKAGNVLLDKEMNPKISDFGMARLFVVDQAQNTNRVVGTYGYMAPEYARHGFFSVKSDVFSFGVLLLEIMSGRKNNSFYQLEHNEDLLSYVSSYFRSNILSFISNYHYYYC